The genomic DNA CAGCCATTCTGGCTCTTCTGCTGTTGCTCCCGCTCAGTTCGTATCTCGGGGCAAACATCACCCGGCCTTTGTCCCTGCTCATGAATAAAATGCGAAAGGCCCAGCAGGGGGAATTGAACGTACGGGCCGATGTCGACGCCGGTGGCGAGATGGGCGAACTCGCTACTCATTTCAATCAGTACATGGACCGTATCGAGGAATTTCGTGACGGACTTCGGGCGGAAATCGCTGATCGGGTTCAGGCGGAATTGCGTCTTCAGCTGTACGAGAAGGTTTTTGAGAACGCGCTGGAAGGTATCTCCATTACTGACGGGGAAGGAAATATTCTGGCTGTGAATCCAGCATTTTCCGTTATTACCGGATATAGCCGGGAAGAAGTTCTGGGGCAGAATACCCGTCTTCTCAAGTCGGACAGGCATGAGGCCGATTTTTATGCCGAAATGTGGGGATCTCTCAAGGAACGGGGCGTCTGGCATGGGGAAATCTGGAATCGACGCAAGAATGGTGAGCCATATCCCGAAATCCTCAGTATCAGTGCCATTCGTGACGAAGATGGGACTGTGGTCAATTATGTTGCCGTGTTTCATGATATTTCCGATCTCAAATTGAAGGATCAGGAGCTTGAGTACCATTATTCTCATGACGCCCTGACAGAACTGCCCAACCGGACGCTTGCCATGGACCGTTTGGGGGTCGCCATTTCCCATGCCAAGCGGGAAGGTGGACGGGTAGCGGTTTTTTCCCTTGATATAGATGATTTCAAACGGGTTAATGATTCCTTGGGCCATGCCCACGGTGATCTGCTGCTTCAGGCCGTGGGCAAACGTCTGGTCGAGGCGTTTCGTGCCGATGATACGGTAGCCCGAGTGGGCGGGGATGAATTTCTTGTCTCGGTTGAGCACTGTGACGATGAGCGCGAAATCGTGGATATGGCCGAAGAGGTACTTCGTTCCTTCGAGCAGCCGTTTTTCATCAAGGAGCATGAGCTGCATGTAACGCCCAGTATCGGTGTGGCCCTGTATCCGGAGGACGGTGACGATCCCGGCGTTCTTGTCCAGAATGCTGATCTGGCCATGCATCTGTCCAAACAGCGTAGCCGGAATTCGTACAACCTGTTTACCCAAAAGATGAATGAGCGGATATCCCGCCGTATCCGTCTGGAACAGGGGATGCGGGACGCTCTCAGGGATCGTCATTTCACGGTGTATTTCCAGCCGAAGGTGGACCTCGCCACGGAAACCGTCTGCGGCATGGAGGCGTTGGTTCGCTGGGAAAAACCCGATGGCTCCATTGTCAGTCCGGCTGATTTCATTCCGCTTGCCGAGGAAACAGGTCTCATCGTTCCCCTTGGTGAGTTCGTGCTTGAGGCTTCGTGCCGTGCCATGCAGGTGCTGGACGGAATGGGATGTGCCGGTCTCAAGGTGTCGGTGAACCTTTCTCCGGAACAGTTCAGCCAGAGCGATCTGGTGGAAATGGTGGAGGCGAATCTGGAAAAGAACGGGTTGCCGCCCGCCCGTCTGGAGCTGGAGATTACGGAATCGACTCTCATGACTGATGTAGAGTCATCCATTGCCAAGCTTGATGAATTGGTGGAAAAGGGGATTTCCATTTCCATTGACGATTTCGGCACCGGGTATTCCTCGCTGTACTACCTGAAAAACTTCCCCATTGACGTGCTCAAGATAGACCAGTCCTTTGTGCGTGACATAACCACTGACGACTCTGACGCCCAGATTGTGGAAACGGTCATCCTCATGGCGCGCAACCTTGGTATCGGTGTTGTGGCCGAAGGGGTTGAAACCCGTGAACAGCTTGAGGTTCTCAAGAGGTTCAATTGCGAAAAGGTACAGGGATTCTACTACAGCAAGCCATTGCCTCTTGAGAAACTGGTTGAGTTTCTTCAGAAGAGCGAGCGGTCTTGCAGCCCATGGGATTAATCAGTTCTCATCCGGCAGGCTGTTTTTGATTTCCAGAAATTCATCAAGGTTTTCCATGAACAGGGTGACAAGGGCCGGGTCGAACATGGTTCCCTTGTTTTCCTCTATGAAGTTGAGGATGTCGCTTGTGAGCCATGCCTGCTTGTAGATCCGTTTGGAGCCGAGAGCGTCAAAGACATCCGCAAGTATGGTGATGCGTCCCGCCAGTGAAATGGCTTCACCGCTCAGGCCGTTCGGATAACCCGTTCCATCCCACCGTTCATGGTGCTCCAGAGCCACTGTCGCGGCCATTTGCATGATCGGGCGGCTGGAGCCTTTAAGTACTTCGTAACCGATGGTCGTATGTTTTTTTATCTGTTCGAATTCGTCCTTGTCGAGCTTGGACGGTTTGAGCAGGATAGCGTCGGGGATGCCTATCTTGCCGACATCATGCATCGGCGATGCCATCCGCAGGCGATTTGCCTCTTCTTCGCTCATCCCGGCATGCTTACCCAGAATATAGGAATACTCTGCTACGCGTCGCACATGGTTCGCGGTTTCCGAGGAGCGTGTTTCCACGACTTCTCCCAGAGTAAAAAGCAATTCTTTCTGCGTATCGGTAATGGTGCGGTTGAGGTCTATGTTGTCGAACGCCACGGAGATGTTTGACGAAAAGATTTCGATAAGCTCTCGATCAGCCTCTTCAAGCGGCTGTGCTCCCCTCAGGTAGATGACGTTCTCCGAGCCTCCAGACGTCTGGTAGTAGCCCACAAAGGCGTCTCCCGAGAAGAAACTATCCTGATCCCGGACAGCCTGCTCAATGTGTCTGACGGCTTCCGGATCTCTAAGAAGCGATACTTCCTGTCCCCGGTTCGGCGTGAATTTTCCAGTGGAAGCGATGACCTTGAGAGCGTCTTCATGTTTCGCTATCGCCAGTCCCGAGGATCGGGCCATGAGCGAGTCGTCTTCCAGACAGATTGTGGAAGAGAGTTGCGTCAGTACGCCTGAGGCGAAATCCCCGAGTGACTGTGATTTGAATATCGTGGGAGAGGCTGCGACGATTTGTGCCAGTCCACGCCGGTTGCGTTCGATGGTGCGGATATCCCGGTAAGAACGGATCGCCGAGGTTATCGTGGTGTAGAGCTTCTGCGATGTCAGTTCGGATTTTTCCTTGTAGTCGTTGATGTCGTACTTGAAGATGACTTCCTGCTCCGGCGCTTCACCCGGCTGGCCTGTTCGCAGGATGATGCGCGTCATCCTGTTTTTCAGTTCGTCGCGAATCCATGCGGCCATGTTCAGCCCCGCGTGCGCCGTTTCCATGACCACGTCGAGCAGGATGACGGCGATGTCGGAGTGTTTCTTCATGGCCTCCATGCCTTCCTTGGCCGAGTAGGCTGTGAGGATGTCCAGTCCACGCCCTTCGAATTCGTAATCACGCAAAACCATGTCCGTGACCTTGTGAACGAAGTCGTCGTCATCCACGACCAACAGTTTCCAGTGGGCCGTATCGGGCGAGGCTGTGATGTCCTGCGCGTCTTCGTTTTCCTCTGCAAAAACAAGTTCATCTGTGGTCATAGCTGGTCCGTGTCGTTGTTTTCCGGATTTGTATCTACGGGGAGTTGTATGGTGAAGGTAGTGCCTTCGCCGGGAGCGCTGGTGAACCGGATGGTTCCGCCCAGGGTCTGGGTAACAGTGTTGAACACGATGTGCAGTCCGAGGCCGGTGCCTCCCTTTCCTCTCTTCGTGGTATAGAATGGTTCGAAAACCTTGTCCATGATCTGGGGCGGAATGCCCATGCCGTCGTCGCTGTAGGTAAACATCAGGCTGTCGTCTTCAACCTTGCCGCTGATAGTGATGTGACCGGCTTCGTTCTCCTCGAACGCATGGGTCAGGGAGTTGACCAGCAGGTTGGTGACGATTTGCATGAACGCGCCCGGGTAGCTGAATATTGTTACGTCAGGACAGGTGTTTTCAATGGTGTGATTGGTACGTTTGTATTTGGGTCGCAGGCTGAGCAGCACTTCGTCGATGTACTCCCTCAGATTGAAGGTGCGGGGGATTTCGGAAGACTGGTCCGCTGCAACCTGCTTGAAGCTCCTGATGAGCTCGGCCGCCCTGTTCAGGTTCGTGAGGATGCTGGATGTGGATTCGGTGCCTGTGGCGATGAATTTTTCCAGATCAGAACGTTTGAGACTGCCCTCGTCGAACTTTCGGTTCAGTTTGACCATGCTCTCCTGCAAGAATGAACTTGCGGTGACGCCAATGCCCAGTGGGGTGTTTATTTCGTGCGCCACCCCTGCGACCAACCCGCCAAGGGCTGCCAGCTTTTCTGAAAGGATCAGTTCTTCCTGCATTTTGTGCAGTTCATTCAGCGAGTTTTCCAGTTCCCGCTTGGCTTCTTCAAGGTTGCGTGTGCGTTCGGATACACGGTGCTCAAGTTCTTCGTTGAGCTGCCTGAGTTCCTCTTCTGTCTTTTTCAAGGCCGTGATGTCGCGTCCTTCCGGAATGAGGAAGAGTATTTCGCCGTTTTCGTCTATGGCGGGCTTGATGGAGAAGTCCAGATTCAGCCGGCTTCCATCCGGGAGAACATGTATGGTTTCCTCACGTATGATTTCGCCTTCACTTGCCCGTTTGATAATGCTGTTGATCCAATCCTGGGTTTTGTCGTCCTGTTCCCACCAGCCAGATTGGCAGAACGGTTTGCCGACCACTTCAGTGCGTGTGAGGCTGAATATTTTCAGCGCAGAATCGTTGACCTGAACCAGAATGCCGTCGAGGTCCACGATGCCGGTGAACTGGTATGTCTGATTGAAGATGGCGCGGAACCGTTCCTCGCTGTTCTTGAGGGCCTCGTCGGCCAGCTTGCGGTTGGTGATGTCTACGGACAGGCCGAGGACTGCCACTTCTCCCGTACTGAGTGAGGTATATGGGAGCTTGGTCGTTTGGAGCCAACGGGTACTGCCGTCCCGATGATGGAACGGTTCTTCTAGAACGACCTTGGGGAAGCCTGTGTCGAGTACTTCAAGGTCTTCAGCAATCAGCCGCTGCGCTTCTGCCTGATTGTAGACGTCAGTCAGTTTCTTTCCAGTCAGCTCGTTCACCGTGAAGCCGTGGTAATCTGCCGCAGCCCGGTTGGCGAGAAGGAAGAGGCCTTCCCTGTTCGTGACATAAACCATGTCCGGAACGAGATCGATGACCTGTCGCAGGCTTTGGCGGCTGTTTTCGAGTTCTCGTGTTCGCCGCTCGATTCCGTTTTTCAGGCGGCGGTTGAAGAACAGCAGAGTCAAGGTCATCAGAGCGGCTACCAGGCCTGTCGGGAGCAGATATGGCGACCATCTCTTGAGCCATTCCACCTTGCGCTCCGAACGGGAAACATAGATGAAATCATCCAGCGGGCGTTCATTGCTCGTCAGGCCTATGTCGCGGTATACGTCCGCGATATGCTCCCAGCGGTTATGCGTCATGCTGCCGGTTTGCACCAGTTTCGGCAGGAGCAGCCCCCGCATGGCCTTGGCTTCGAATACCAGAGCGCTCCATGAACGGTTGGTGACATATTTGGAATAGATGACCCCGATGATTTCATTGGAGTGAGCCATGGCATAGTCCCACCCCTTGAGGCTCGCACGGGTGAATGCTTCGACCAGTGCCGGATCTTTTTTTGCCAGACGCTCCGATGTAAACAGGCAATCGCCGTAGAAGTCTATGCCGTATGATATGGGGCGCATGGAACTGATGGGGATTCCTGCCTGTCGTAACGCAAAGGGATGTTCGGTCTGTCGACCGACGATGGCGTCGGCGGAACCGTTGATGATGTCGCCCACGGTTGGTGGAGATGCCTCCGTCATGAAGGTCTGAGGATCGACTCCCTGTGTCTTGAGCATGCCGAGGATGGCTGGCGGGGTTGATCTGTCGATGGTGAACCGTTTGCCGCGCAGATAGGGAGGGCCGTTGATCCCGGCATCGTCTCTTGAAATGATGATGTCCGGTGAATGCTGAAAAATGGCAGCCAACACGCGGATAGGTGCGCCTTCAAAGTAGTCGAGCAGTATCTTTGGGCCGTTCACCCCGAAATCGGCGCGGCCATCGATGACTTCGGTGGTTGCATCCATTTTCGGACTGCGCTCGATAAGGGACACCTCTAGCCCTTCCTGACGGTAGAACCCTTTTTCCAATGCGGCGTAATAGCCTGCGAACTGAAATTGGTGCGGTCCGCTGAGTTGCAGTGTGATTTGGCTTTGCTGCTCGGCCGCACTGGATGACGAACACGGGACAACACCAAGTACAGCCAGAAACATGACGATGATGGTGGCGCCCAGCGCCTTTGGTAACCGGCTGGAATGTTGCGTCATGTTGCTTGCGTTTTGCGGTCCTTGTTACTTGATGCCGAGATCAGCCCTGTGATTGGGAATGCCGCCCTTGACCTTTTTGGTCTTGCGTCTGTCGAGGAGAAAGACCCGGTTCGTCAGGGACGGTTCCCGTGAAAGGATATGCTCCTTGACTGTCGTTGCCCGACGCAGGGCCAGCTCATTCAAATCATTTTCCGTGACGGTGATGCGGTCAATGATAAATTTCTCCATGACATCCGAGGGTTGCCGGTCAACCATGAACAGCGTGGTCGGGCGTATGCCCTCTTCGTCTGGTTCCTCCTTGTATGCCTGAAAGAGGATTTCCTCATATTCACCGGGTTCTATGACCATGGCGTCGACCGTGGTCTCCGACCGTTCCTTGCGGGATAGGGATTTGAACTTCTGTTGTTTGAGTTTGTTCTCGAAAATGACGGCAATCAGGCCTGCGCTGTCGGATTCCGGGTCGATAACGCCGTCCACTTCGAGTTTGAGCCTGTCCCGTTCCTTGAGCACCTTGATGGTGGTTTCGAGTTTTCTCAGTCCTGCCGCATCCAGATTATGCCGTCCGGGAGAGAAGAGCACAAAGTCCATATTCTCGCTGCCGCCGCCGAAAATGGACCCGATCAGCGAGAAGGGCGAGGCCAGCGCCTTGACGAAGAGACTGGCAATGGCTTTGAAGACGATGCCCCCGATATGGAAGTTCGGATCATCGAGCCGTCCCCGAATGGGGAGGTTCAGTTCCATGTTGCCGTCGCCGTCCTGAAGAAGGGCGAGACCGAAGGCGACAGGAACATTCGGTGCGCCGGGGCGTTTGTCCTTGGGCCCCAGCACCAGTTGTTCGACATAGAATTTATTGTCAGCCTTGAGTACCCAGTCCTCGGTGTGAAATTTGACATCCGCATACAGGCGCCCCTTTTCGATCGGGTAGGCCAGATGTTTTATGGTGTACGGAGACAGGGGAACCAGTTCCATGCCGTTCACCGCAATGAGCAGATTGGAATACATGGGGGTGATGACCGGATTGATCGCGCCGGTTACGGAGATAGGTGTGGGACCGATCTTGGCGTGAAAGTCCAGCTTCGGGCGTACGTTTTTATCCTGACGAATATCGATGAGACCAAGCCGGATGTCCGTGAATTCCGTGAAATAGGTCGGCTTGACGCTGGCGTCACGGTAGATGAGTTTTCCGTCCTTCATGGTGACGCGATTGATGGTCAGACTGTCGAAGAAAGGTTTTTCCTGTGGTGGTGCGGAGGGCTTGACCGTGTCTTCCGCCGAAGCCTTGTCATCCGTTTTCTTTTGCGTTTGCTGCGGAGCGGGTGGAATACGCAAGGCGCGGTGAATGTTGGAATACCCGTTTTCATCGAAATTGACGGAGGCCTTGGGGCTGTTAAGGTGAACTTCACCTATTTTCAGCCGGTAAGGTTCGTTGGAAAATTTGATGCCTGATACCTGAAATGCCTTGATGGCCGCCAGTTCCCCGTGGCCGTTGCTGTCCTTGAGCTGTACCGCGTTGAGCGATGAGTTGCCGGAGATGGAAAAGCGCGGCTTGTCCTTGTTCGAGAAGTCGTATGAAACATCTGCGTTGGCTGTGCCACTGGCAAACAGCAGGTCGGAAAAATCTGCGAGATAGTTGTCGAATGGGCGCAGGGCGAGGTGGTTTACCTTGAGCTTGCCGTCTGCCTTGAGGGGAGACAGGGTCGCTGTGCCGTCAAGAGCGAGTGCGCCTTTTTTTCCCCATTTCGCCTGTGCGGAATAGTTGAGCTTTTCCCCTTTTCTGGTGCTGAGTCCGTCTGCGGTCACCGTGAGGTCATGGAGTGAGATGGTGGCTGGGTGTTTGATGGATTCGTCCCGGAAGGAAAAGCTTCCGTCCGTCAGTTTCATATGCCTGATGGCGGCGGACCACTCGGCAGCGGGTGCTTTTGCCGGTGCCTGTTGTTTCGTGGGGGCTGTGGTTGGAGGCGTATCGGAAGACTGCGAGGCAAAGAGACGAACCATGTCTATCTGTCCGTCTTTTTCCTTGACCAAGCGTCCGACTGGTTCGTTCAGGCGCAGTTCACCCACGGAAACAGCCTGTTTTTGAAGGTCGAAGGAGACGTCTGAAAGTGCGAACTGTTTCAGCGTGAGGGTGGGGTCTTTGGCTTCCGGTTTGCTGATTTTTACTCCGGATAAGCTGAATGTTCCCTTGTTGACGGTCAGTTCCGGAGTCGTGCCTGTCATCCGAAAGTGGATGTCGCCGCCTGCTTGGGCAACTCCCGCATCCACATTTACGGGCAGGATCAGGTTCAGGTAGGGGGTGTGCAGGGGGAGTTTGAAATTGGAAGCGTCGACCGTTGCGTTGACACTCAGCGGGGTGATGCTCAGATTGCCCTCCGCCTTGACGACGCCTTTTGTGCCGATGCCTGCCGTGAATGTGCCCAGTTTTCCCTGTCGGTTGGTGAAGTTTGAGCATTTGAGGTTGAATCCGTTGTAGATGTGCTTGAATCCGGTCGGAACGGCCCGGTCATCCCAATCGAGGACACCGTCAGCCACTTCCACGCTCTGGATGTCGATCAGCAGGGGGGCGGATTTGTCGTCTGTCTGTACCTTGGCCCCTTCCTGAGTGATCTCCGATCCGGGGAAGTACTGTGCCCAGTTTATGCCGTTGTTTCGGCGGATAAGTTTGAAATAGGGCTTGTTCAGTTGAATTTTTTTGAGGCTCAGGGAGTGCTCGCCAAGGGAATACTTTTCCATTTCGAATTTCAATTCGTCGAGGGCGAGCACCTTGCCGTCATCGGGGACAGACAGTTCAAGGTCTGCAAGCTGTCCGCCACCGCCGATAAAGAGTTTGAGACGCTGTCCGTCAAGGCGTTCGAAATAGAGGGAAATATCTGATGTGAATTTCCCTTTGACGAGTTCAAGCGGGGTATTCACGGGCAGGTAGTCCCAGTACCGGTTCAGGTCGATTTCCACCGCGCCCAGTTCGAACTTTGTGAGCAGAGTCTTGTCGAAAGGCAGGGTTTTTCCCTTGAGGTCAATGGGGTCGCCGTTGAATACCGCGGAAAATGTCGGCTGGGTAAATTCTTTGCGTAGATCGAGAAAACTCGATGTGAACGGGACCATGAGGTCCATTTTTTCAAGCGTGTGCTTCTTGTCGTGCGGGCGGTCATTGAACACGATGGTGGCATTCGTCATTTCAAACCCGTAGAGCGCGAATGGAAAGACGTATTCGGTGTCTTCTTCTTTCTTCTCCTGCGCCTCTTCGGAGCG from uncultured Pseudodesulfovibrio sp. includes the following:
- a CDS encoding DUF748 domain-containing protein, which gives rise to MLVFLDKIPFGSPKIRRLGFWGLTAFLLYVIVGFFIVPPVIESIIIDQCTTALNRQTSIEKVYFNPLTLRLEVHELAVNKLNGEGSFVAVRELDASPSLSSIWKLAPVISYLHLRDLKLDVTFFGDGKYSFSDLIGSRSEEAQEKKEEDTEYVFPFALYGFEMTNATIVFNDRPHDKKHTLEKMDLMVPFTSSFLDLRKEFTQPTFSAVFNGDPIDLKGKTLPFDKTLLTKFELGAVEIDLNRYWDYLPVNTPLELVKGKFTSDISLYFERLDGQRLKLFIGGGGQLADLELSVPDDGKVLALDELKFEMEKYSLGEHSLSLKKIQLNKPYFKLIRRNNGINWAQYFPGSEITQEGAKVQTDDKSAPLLIDIQSVEVADGVLDWDDRAVPTGFKHIYNGFNLKCSNFTNRQGKLGTFTAGIGTKGVVKAEGNLSITPLSVNATVDASNFKLPLHTPYLNLILPVNVDAGVAQAGGDIHFRMTGTTPELTVNKGTFSLSGVKISKPEAKDPTLTLKQFALSDVSFDLQKQAVSVGELRLNEPVGRLVKEKDGQIDMVRLFASQSSDTPPTTAPTKQQAPAKAPAAEWSAAIRHMKLTDGSFSFRDESIKHPATISLHDLTVTADGLSTRKGEKLNYSAQAKWGKKGALALDGTATLSPLKADGKLKVNHLALRPFDNYLADFSDLLFASGTANADVSYDFSNKDKPRFSISGNSSLNAVQLKDSNGHGELAAIKAFQVSGIKFSNEPYRLKIGEVHLNSPKASVNFDENGYSNIHRALRIPPAPQQTQKKTDDKASAEDTVKPSAPPQEKPFFDSLTINRVTMKDGKLIYRDASVKPTYFTEFTDIRLGLIDIRQDKNVRPKLDFHAKIGPTPISVTGAINPVITPMYSNLLIAVNGMELVPLSPYTIKHLAYPIEKGRLYADVKFHTEDWVLKADNKFYVEQLVLGPKDKRPGAPNVPVAFGLALLQDGDGNMELNLPIRGRLDDPNFHIGGIVFKAIASLFVKALASPFSLIGSIFGGGSENMDFVLFSPGRHNLDAAGLRKLETTIKVLKERDRLKLEVDGVIDPESDSAGLIAVIFENKLKQQKFKSLSRKERSETTVDAMVIEPGEYEEILFQAYKEEPDEEGIRPTTLFMVDRQPSDVMEKFIIDRITVTENDLNELALRRATTVKEHILSREPSLTNRVFLLDRRKTKKVKGGIPNHRADLGIK
- a CDS encoding DUF3369 domain-containing protein, with translation MTTDELVFAEENEDAQDITASPDTAHWKLLVVDDDDFVHKVTDMVLRDYEFEGRGLDILTAYSAKEGMEAMKKHSDIAVILLDVVMETAHAGLNMAAWIRDELKNRMTRIILRTGQPGEAPEQEVIFKYDINDYKEKSELTSQKLYTTITSAIRSYRDIRTIERNRRGLAQIVAASPTIFKSQSLGDFASGVLTQLSSTICLEDDSLMARSSGLAIAKHEDALKVIASTGKFTPNRGQEVSLLRDPEAVRHIEQAVRDQDSFFSGDAFVGYYQTSGGSENVIYLRGAQPLEEADRELIEIFSSNISVAFDNIDLNRTITDTQKELLFTLGEVVETRSSETANHVRRVAEYSYILGKHAGMSEEEANRLRMASPMHDVGKIGIPDAILLKPSKLDKDEFEQIKKHTTIGYEVLKGSSRPIMQMAATVALEHHERWDGTGYPNGLSGEAISLAGRITILADVFDALGSKRIYKQAWLTSDILNFIEENKGTMFDPALVTLFMENLDEFLEIKNSLPDEN
- a CDS encoding EAL domain-containing protein; amino-acid sequence: MMNMLRNLRVRHRLLLWYSVLFVLILAVSGGVLYNRVQGWLESHVDTELRTSADGLSAMVETAVRVSVRNRLRAIAEKNIDILKRLEQEVRAGVLSEASARRAAENLLLSQSVGKSGYIYTITVDGVVGIHPNRDLRGRNLSGVEPIPEQLRRRSGYLEYEWANPGEEKTRPKALYMEYFAPWDWIVSVSAYRNEFSGLVDIDDFRSELGAFGVGKSGYVFVLTGKGEAIHHPWLEGDVSDLKTADGIPLVSRMLADQSGEMKYMWNDPDTDTPYMKWVYYRYIPEMDWIVGSTSRFDEIYAPLAQLQFLFFTTAILALLLLLPLSSYLGANITRPLSLLMNKMRKAQQGELNVRADVDAGGEMGELATHFNQYMDRIEEFRDGLRAEIADRVQAELRLQLYEKVFENALEGISITDGEGNILAVNPAFSVITGYSREEVLGQNTRLLKSDRHEADFYAEMWGSLKERGVWHGEIWNRRKNGEPYPEILSISAIRDEDGTVVNYVAVFHDISDLKLKDQELEYHYSHDALTELPNRTLAMDRLGVAISHAKREGGRVAVFSLDIDDFKRVNDSLGHAHGDLLLQAVGKRLVEAFRADDTVARVGGDEFLVSVEHCDDEREIVDMAEEVLRSFEQPFFIKEHELHVTPSIGVALYPEDGDDPGVLVQNADLAMHLSKQRSRNSYNLFTQKMNERISRRIRLEQGMRDALRDRHFTVYFQPKVDLATETVCGMEALVRWEKPDGSIVSPADFIPLAEETGLIVPLGEFVLEASCRAMQVLDGMGCAGLKVSVNLSPEQFSQSDLVEMVEANLEKNGLPPARLELEITESTLMTDVESSIAKLDELVEKGISISIDDFGTGYSSLYYLKNFPIDVLKIDQSFVRDITTDDSDAQIVETVILMARNLGIGVVAEGVETREQLEVLKRFNCEKVQGFYYSKPLPLEKLVEFLQKSERSCSPWD
- a CDS encoding ABC transporter substrate-binding protein, producing the protein MTQHSSRLPKALGATIIVMFLAVLGVVPCSSSSAAEQQSQITLQLSGPHQFQFAGYYAALEKGFYRQEGLEVSLIERSPKMDATTEVIDGRADFGVNGPKILLDYFEGAPIRVLAAIFQHSPDIIISRDDAGINGPPYLRGKRFTIDRSTPPAILGMLKTQGVDPQTFMTEASPPTVGDIINGSADAIVGRQTEHPFALRQAGIPISSMRPISYGIDFYGDCLFTSERLAKKDPALVEAFTRASLKGWDYAMAHSNEIIGVIYSKYVTNRSWSALVFEAKAMRGLLLPKLVQTGSMTHNRWEHIADVYRDIGLTSNERPLDDFIYVSRSERKVEWLKRWSPYLLPTGLVAALMTLTLLFFNRRLKNGIERRTRELENSRQSLRQVIDLVPDMVYVTNREGLFLLANRAAADYHGFTVNELTGKKLTDVYNQAEAQRLIAEDLEVLDTGFPKVVLEEPFHHRDGSTRWLQTTKLPYTSLSTGEVAVLGLSVDITNRKLADEALKNSEERFRAIFNQTYQFTGIVDLDGILVQVNDSALKIFSLTRTEVVGKPFCQSGWWEQDDKTQDWINSIIKRASEGEIIREETIHVLPDGSRLNLDFSIKPAIDENGEILFLIPEGRDITALKKTEEELRQLNEELEHRVSERTRNLEEAKRELENSLNELHKMQEELILSEKLAALGGLVAGVAHEINTPLGIGVTASSFLQESMVKLNRKFDEGSLKRSDLEKFIATGTESTSSILTNLNRAAELIRSFKQVAADQSSEIPRTFNLREYIDEVLLSLRPKYKRTNHTIENTCPDVTIFSYPGAFMQIVTNLLVNSLTHAFEENEAGHITISGKVEDDSLMFTYSDDGMGIPPQIMDKVFEPFYTTKRGKGGTGLGLHIVFNTVTQTLGGTIRFTSAPGEGTTFTIQLPVDTNPENNDTDQL